In the Bacteroidota bacterium genome, TCAAATAATTAAAGCTTCAACTTCCACAGGAGCAAACTACGAAGAAAGCCAAGGGTCACCTACAAAACCTGATGCTAAAACAAAAATTGGAATTTCTCTAAAGGAAATAAGAGAGGCGAATTACTTTCTTCGTGTATTTCATAAATTGAAACTTGGAGAAAATTCTAAAAGCGAATATCTTGTTAACGAATCATCTGAATTGAAAAAGATACTCGCTTCCATAATAAACAAACTGTGAAATCGAAATTACTTTGGCTGTTGTCTTGGAGCTTGTTACTTGGAACTTGGAACTTGGGACTTTGCCAGAAGGGCAAACCTCCCGCAGACCCTGACCCGGCTGAAGAATGTTCCGGTACTGATGAAGCCAAAAAGCTCTACGAAAAATCCCGCGACAAGAAAAAGTATCAATACGATGAGCGAATAAAATTCATTGAGCAAGCCGTTGAGGAAGACCCGAATTATGCTCCCGCTAATTACGAATTGGGAATGCACTGGCAAAGGCGCGCAGATGAATCAGGAGCGGATTGCGAGAAATGTGAAAAATATTTTCGCGCTGTCATTTTGAATTGCCCGAAGTATCATTCCAATCCGTATTTTTTTCTTGGCTATATGTTTTACCAGCAGGGCAATTTTGATTCTGCCATGAAATACACCAAACTGTTTCTTGACTTCAAAGAAGATAATTTGAAAAAATACGACAAGCTACGCTACGATAGATTTTTAGTGGACGC is a window encoding:
- a CDS encoding four helix bundle protein, whose product is MEYKRDLKERLFQFAVDVIIYLRTVKNNIETMDMKRQIIKASTSTGANYEESQGSPTKPDAKTKIGISLKEIREANYFLRVFHKLKLGENSKSEYLVNESSELKKILASIINKL